In the genome of Chelmon rostratus isolate fCheRos1 chromosome 12, fCheRos1.pri, whole genome shotgun sequence, the window taagtacactttattactattaaaagtattttttatttagtcattttttacTCTTAAGTACTCCTAAATGcaatttataatacactgacaataaagtacacttttagtaaaaaagtactttgaaataccactttaagtgCTGCAAAATTATTAGATTCATGTTTAATACAGAACTTAATGAGatctatttagaagtacacgttttaaatgcatctgtcaaactttaaattaagcacaaaaagtaaaagtgttctatgcttaaattatatttctaatatgCTGAAGTTTACTACTTTTGCACCTGAGATGGAACGTGTACTCTTCCACATCTTAACAGTGTATAAAGAAGTAATTTAACAGTGACTTCATAGTGTTCATTATTGCTGTTCTGGCGTTATTTAACACATCCTCTGACAATCTGCGTACCTGTGAAACGTCTGTGCAGGAAGCTCCACTGCACCAGGAACTACATCCACCTCaacctcttcttctccttcatcctGAGGGCCGTGGCCGTGTTGGTGAAGGACGACATCCTCTTCAACCGAACGTCGCAGTGCTCCAACCAGCCGTCACTGGTGAGGTCGCCACCTCTGTCGCGCCTGTTTCCATCTCATATTTTACAACATGATGAAAAAAACGGCGTCACAGTTCATTTACTGACACCAGAGGCTGCATATTTGACATCTTTTCGTAACTAACAcacccctgacctctgaccccaatATCAAAACAAcgtgttttcttgtttgtttgtgtttgtgatacCTTACTTTGCAGGTTTGTAACCAAAAATCTATCAAAAGTTTCTCACAGGCTCATCCCAAAGTCACTACTACGACTACTGCTGCAACATAATCCGTTTCTCCACCATTAACCTGTACGTTCATCGTAATCACCGCGACACAAAAGAATACATTACACCCACATATGTGGAAAACGAGTGTCGATATCAGTGAAACATGCAGATTCATGGGGAAGAGGTGGACGTTATTGCAGGAGTGGTTGAAGAGGTTTTTCTGGACATTTTGATGAATTGTTTCGGTTCGGGTTCTTTTCCCTACCATGAATGTCAGCCGCCGTCGTCCACGAAGCTGCAGACAGTTCGGAGTCACTGCTCGGGCCATCGAGCGGTTAACGAGGCTGCACCGTCTTAAAAGATGACGTTCACACGAATGACAGCTAACCAACTAACTCAGTGTTTTTCAACCGCTGTGCCGCGGCACACTGGCGTGCCGCAAGATATTGTCAGGTGTGTCTAGCGCCTGGCAGAGTAATCATGTAGTAGCAGCCTACTCTTCCAtaccagtaggtggcagcagcaggtagCTAATTGCCTTGTCCTTGGAGACAAGCGAATTAGCGACGCATGGATGCAGCGGCAGGTGGCGTTGACGGTGGCATTGTGGATAGCAGGACGACggtgaaaatgatgaataagTTTTTGAAGTGGAAAAATGCTGACTCTGAACTGGACCCTGGACAAAATCCAGACCCAGATGAAGGCCCTAGCATGAGTGGAGgtcaaaagaaagcaaagacgGTGACGTCCGGCAAAGTTTCTGGCGCGAGGCAATACAACGAAAGCTATCTTTCATTTGGATTTACTTTTACCGGAGATGCAACGGCACCGACTCCATTGTGCTTGGTATGTGGTGAAAAGCTCTCCAACAGTGCTATGGTCCCAAGTAAGCTTAAACGCCATCTCCAAACGAAACACCCTTCTCTTCAAAACTAAAATGTGGAGAATTTTGTTTGCCTGcgtgaacacacagagaaacaggcaacttttttctttgtgtttattagATTCctatttttaattcaagatgTTATAATATAACGTCATTCTTCAATATTAAACAAAAAGCTTATATTAACATTGCCGTGGGATTTTTTCAATGAAAGAAACGTGCCTTGGCtcaaaaaaggttgaaaaacactgaactaactgctgctgtgaggtAGCTGTTTGTTGCTTGGTGCTGAATCTGGATTATTATGCAGGGAGCAACAGCATCCCATTTTTACTGACAGAGCAAAATGGCTGCAATCAATCAGACTGAGGGCGTTCTTTAGAAACACCACTGGCTTTGTTTCATCTCTCCGTCCTTCGTTTTCTTGTCACCTCTCTACTGTCACTATCAAATAGAGGCATAAAAATGTCCCCcaaaaaaataatatgaaaaagaaatgcacaagACGAAGAACGTTCCTCTTCAAGTTCCTCATTCTTCATGTGCACCACAATCATATTGAAGCAGTCATTGACACTCGTTGTTCTCAGGCTCCCTTcatcaaacagaaatatttaacTCCATATTCTCTACTCGCTGTCATTTGCTCTGATATTAGAGTGGAAAATCCCTGTAATTACTTCGGGAATACTGTCAGGGCGCTCTGACCTTTATACTCACATCTACTCGATGCTTGTAATGTTGTGATCTACAAATTAAGCGTTTCCTCCAGGTGAACCGACTCATGGCCCCAGTGGAAAATGGGAATTTATACCATCATACCTGCATAATTAGCATAATTGCCTGATTAACCTGCAGTATCTTTGTTCCAACACTGTGGTCATATACATCCCTGCAAGACAAAAAACTGGGTGTGCTCTAGAGGTTCATATTAGAACGTTACATAAAGGTGAATTTCCTGTCACTGGTAATGCTGTTACAGAACGTCTTGTGACATTGAACAGTCTTACATGTAGATCCAAAGTCCCTAACCTGATTCAGACCTTTGTGTTTTTAGGTGGGATGTAAAGCCAGCCTGGTGTTTTTCCAGTACTTCATCATGGCCAACGTCTtctggctgctggtggagggTCTGTACCTCCACACTCTGCTAGTGGTCATCTTCTCTGAGAACAGACACTTCATCGTCTACATGTTCATCGGCTGGGGTAGGCTGGCCTGCACTTCAAAAGCCACCATCACTCAGCTTTTATTTAACTTGAACTTCAGCATCTTCTGGAATTAAGAAGATCTGGCTCAGATGTTTAAAGCACCattaaatctgaaatctgaagaTTATCGGTCGAATTAtcatccagctctgcagctcagcctcttttagcttttagctcgtGTTGTTTTAGTTCAGTCTCAGCGCTCTTGTTGATGTGTCGAAGGAAGCTCCAATAAACCCGCTGCACACTACCTGACCAGCACCACGCAACTGAGACAGTTAGAGAGTAGCCGAGAAAGTGGAGCATcaagcagcagaggagccagatatttttctcaagagtgggtggagaccaaaacagagctaaaaagagagtgaatattagactcacattcatcagatggacacaaacacgactgcAGTTGCACCTAAttgctgctgcaggtctgctggATGTTTTAACAGGCAAATATTTGACTCAATGTGGAGGTTtcctgccctctagtggccaaagTTTGaataatgctgctttaaacaaCCTGCTTCTGTTCCACTTTTACAAGGCAGATGTTTAAATTGCTCAAGTCAATAATTTCTACATAATtatttgttaataataatactgtGTTAGTTCCTTAAAATGATTAAACACGTCTAAAATTTAGTGCTTTTATCAATAATGTTGATCTTTATAAgatataaagtaaaaaataaaggctaaaaaacaaataaaataaagaatgaaaagcatgtttttctctcataACTAAGTCTCAAATCTAACTTATACATAATGTTTTACCTACATTATATGGATGCTTTCCACGTGGCATTTTCTAGGAATCCCCACTGTGTTCGTCTTTGCGTGGGTGATGGCGAGGATTTATCTGGAGGACACGGGGTGAGTGCCGCCAACCAATCAGGAACCATCGCTCATCAGCATGAAAATGTGATTCAGATTTGGCATTTGTGTACATCATGCGGTTGTATGACAGGAATCTGCATACCGCATGCTGACATATTAATAATCGTGTGTAATTTGTTTGGTGCCAAGGGGATATATGAACGTATGTTGTGCACTCTTTTGATTTGCTTattatttctccttttattaTGTGATAGGAGATCAGGAATTTCAATTAGAGATTGGCACACATTCAATGGGACTGCATCTATTATTACATTAGTccacaaattacattttattgattAGATTCTGTCAGCAGGTAACCATCTGGGAATGTGGCTCAGTTTCCAGAATAATAAGACAAATATCCCACATGTCAAAGTGCACTTCGTCATCATTATGAGCCTGGTGCCACGGATATGCTCGGcttctgtttcacattattCCAGCTAACGCTGCAGCTCGTTATTGAGCGAGTTGTACGGCGTGGGCGTGCTGTTAAAAAGACTTGAAACAACTCTGCAGCAACAattacagagcagcagtgtgataACAAAGGACAGCAAGGATGCAGCTCCACAGTGTGAGGAGACTGTGCGGAGAATGACAATGAAGCTCGAATGTGCAAGTAGTTTGACAAAGTAATCCTAATAACTTGCTCTGGAGCTCTAAACCGCTCGAGGAAGCACGTGTGATGCAGCTAAAAGCTCCAGAAACTGCTCGACCTTGAGATGattcagtgtgatttttttgtagGACAGGTGAGACCAAAAGCCGGAGACTGCAGCTCAGGGCCACATGTTGACTGCTCTCAGACTTGATTTAATCGAGACTTGATGTGAGATTTGAAAGAAGTTAAGTTAAAACCATTTAGCCATAAGACAGCATCAAACAGGCCTCCTGTAGCCAAAAAGCCTGCACATTACgttcagatgttttgttttaatgctcGGCATTCTGAGACCTGAACTTCCTCCATCTGGACAAAAGATCTTGTCCGCTGCTCCACAACCATGTTTGGAGTTTCTATCCCGAGTGAAAGAGTTTGAGTACCGTACGAAacgaaataaaacaaaactaaatgaAGCAAATATGTTGCTGTGGTGCCGTCATTCTAATTATATTTATAGTTGTATTTTAATTAGAAATCGCAGCTTCTTCTAAATATTCTATGGAAAACTTAAAGTCCCCTGAAAATCTATCTTCCCTACAAAACTgaaagtcattcattcatttcacttcttCCTGTCCAGATAGCCcattttttctccttctttgaGGGAGCTGCTATGTAACGTCCGGTTTTAAATTCTTTTACCGTCTCGTCCACGAAAATGACATCCGGTTTGCCTTCTGCCTGAATCCATGTGACTGCATCATAAGTGGGAACGTGGGACCGGCAGGCAGATCGGCGCATCAGTCATAAAGCAGGTGGTCAGAGATGAAATGTTCCTTCAAATCAAAAGAAGCTAATTGAAATGGTTCAGCCCACTGATAACGATGCCTGCCGTTTTCTGGGCACGTCCAAGCAAGATGGATAGTAGATCCTGAAGGAAGAGCTGGAGGTCTTGGCTTAGGAGGCCTGGTTTAGTGGCCAAAAATGAATTGATGGCTCTGTGGCTCAGACTTGCCCTGAAGGACCTAAGACTGGACTTAAGACACGAATGAAGAAGAGCCAGATTCAACCTGCAAACTGGTTTTTCACATCAACAGTCGCTAGCAGCCTCACTCTGCTTCTGCCTCTAACCATCCATGCTTTTTCTGACGACGCTGTGTTTTTTACTCATATATTATGTACACTACTATCGTTACATAATGATGATTTATGGTCCCCTCAGATGCTGGGAGACAAATGACAACCCCATACCCAACTGGGTGATCAATGGACCAATCGTGTTCTGTATGATGGTAGGTTGAGGTTCACCAcatcctgtttgtctgcaggtgttttaaAATGCTTGTTGGTTCAAAAGTTGGTTGTCCAAGTGTTTCCAAATGGAAAAAGGGATGCTGAAGACAGACACAGGTGCTAAAAATTGGTCTTGATTTCAGcagattttgcatttttagctGGCAAGCATCAATTTTCTCCAAATTTTATCAGCTGTAGGAAGCTCTAtaaattagcattagctctgtgAGCATTAATTAGCTAGTTTTAGCAGCTTGTACGAGAGAAAGAGggtgtaaaaagtgtgtttttctactCTCTGATGTAACACAGGCTAAAGATAGTCcactgaagttttttttttcttttttttgttgaaagttTAAAAGAAGCCACGTCTCTCCACATCTTCAGAGGCTGATAATCTCTTACCAGTGCCCCATGCACGCCGCTTCGgcatgtgaaaaataaaagcttgacaGACCTGCCATTACATAGTCGTGCTAATTGCTATGATATAATTGGACAATTCACCAGACGGAGCCCTCGctctctgcttttcattcatAGCTTTCTGTGGGTGGAAAAATGTCCGCCACCGTGACCTAGAATCACCTCCTGTAGATTTTTCTGACTCTCTTCAGGCGttctgacatttcttttctttcccgGTCTGCAAGGTGAACTTATTCCTGTTCATCAGCATCATTCGGATCTTGGTTGAAAAGCTGAGGTGTCCTGACGTCGGTGGCAACGACCAATCACAATACAGGTATCTCACATGGGGCACAGAtttgcagcagaggctgcacaGAGATGGAAATCCTTTCCCTGCACACTCAGATATGTGCTACAAACCTGTTTTTTCAGCTTCAAGTTTTAATAAAAGTTGACAAATTGTGTCGACATTTACACCTGCTCAGTCAGTGTTCAGCTACTGTGGATAAAGGAGTCGGCTAAATGCCTCAAAGTACAAAAAACTGATAATCTGAGACGCCCAGATCATTTTTATTCCCTCCGTGTTTGCTGTCTAGAGAGATAAGACTCGGGCTAGCGCTCCTGCAACAAGACAGCGTTTCATGATGCAGCCTTTGTGAAATGGAGAGTTGGGGGGGTGAGTGAAACCTCTATGGAGCAGCACATTCGGTGTCTGTTTGAGTCTCGGCCCAGCCAGAGGCAGTCTGCGTAATCTTCAGGCAATTTTACCCTCCGGGGAAATCCGAGCTGTGCTGAGCTGTCAGGTGTTCTCGTGTCCTGCAGATTCAGAGGTGAAGAAAAGCCTGGATGTGGCCGGTTTGTTCCCCCGCAGAGTCTCCTGTTAGTGTGCACGAATGTTCAGTGTCCTGTGGCTCAGGGTCTGAGCAGAGCTGACAGCTGGAGAGTGATACTGGAGGAAGGATTTGACCGTCTTTTGTGGGAGTTGTCAGGGTAATTTTATACCACATGAGTAGTTTCATGACATAAATGTGGTGCAGATGTATTCAGCTTTTCAAAACCTTTTTGCCACTTTGCCTCAGCTGTGCAGAAAGTTTTGCAGGTCCGCCTGGCTCCTGGTAACCAAGACAAGCTCCAAATTCTGCCCAATCAGGTCCAGATAGGGCGCCACTTCTTTCCAAGGGCGCCCTATGATGCATCATAATCATCACtggagaaacatgttttttttgagTCAGATGGAGGGTTTGAACTGTGAAGTGCAGGAAAATTGACTTGTAAGACTGTTCGTCAGTTGTGGAGCACCATGCTGGTGTGGGGGTTCCCTCTCTGTTCCAGTCGACTGCTGGTCTAATTATCCTCTGGTCTATGTTGGATCAGATGTGACTGCCTTCAGGGTCCCATCGTTAGGTTGTTAAAGTTTATTTATGTTAGCTTCAGATTCAGAGCTTTTCCACAGCTGCATCTCGGATTGGATTTTTGGGTCCCGAGTTTCATTTGTGGTCGTCACAGCATTGTCTGATGGTTACCCGGGGTAACCCACACATCTCACTGTCAGGAGTCCTCACGCAGAACCCTTTGAGTGATGCTGACGAGTGCTGACAGTGAGGTCCATGGATCAGCAGAACAGCTTCGTTATCCTTGTGGAAATGTTGCTAAGGGAGGAGTCGGGGTCGACATTGGATGCAGGATCCAGGCAATCTGTCATTAGTATAAGGAAATGTCCAAGTAATCATATTAGGGCAGAAATCTGTCTGAGTCAGTCACAGTCCGTGATAAAAACATGTATCAGTAAAGTTCTTACTGTTCTTACCTTTGAAGGTGTAGGAAAGctgtttctgacatttcaactgCATTTCTACAACTAAGCACACTTCATCCTGCTAAAGCCTCAGAAtaaagctagtaagtggaccttgagttaagacTAAACTACCTGCATGGCACAAACTGACCTTTTAGAGTGAATCAAAACTCGACATGTGCCGACAtccaacacaaataaaaacagtgaatcTGTTTCCAAACTGTGCTTCAAATAACTGTTTCTTACTGTTTTTCACTCAGGAGGTTGGCCAAATCCACTCTCCTGCTGATCCCTCTGTTCGGGATGCACTATGtggtctttgtttttctcagtgaGTCCATCGCAGAGGAGTACAGAATATTCTTTGACCTGGCTCTCGGATCTTTCCAGGTGTTGTATCACTAGCCCCTCCGCCCAAACATCTGCGACTACGTGTTTTTGTCCTTAATAATTCTAATTCgatgtttgtcagtttttaagatcgctgtgttgttttttttcagggtCTTGTGGTGGCAATTCTCTACTGTTTCCTAAACAGTGAGGTAAGCTTCTTTATATGAAATGACAGTAAAGTACACAGCGTTTATTAACATGAACGAGACGTGAAACTGAGTGAACACACAGCTGGACTGAGTGCGGGCTCCTCCAAACAACACCCATTTCCATAAAacatcatttccttttttagGTTTTGATTTTAGAGAGGCCAGAAATAATTTGCTATagaaaatgtgatgataaatatataataaaaatatccCAATAAATGCGTCTGCATTCAGCTGATAACATGCTTATTTAAGAACGCGCAGCTTAATTTCAACGTGGTCGGAAACATTTGATAAGCAGTAAATTATATTGGCAATTTCTCTGGTTGGAGCTAAACTGTGAGTGTGTCCTAATTTCATCATTAGATGTTTTTAAGTAAACAGCCAGTGCTGAGAAAGCAGCCTGGCTTGTGTTTAAACTCTTTGTCATAATTCTGTCTCTCCTTGAGTGCTGCACGGATGTAAacctgctgtgattggttggggTCCAGCGAGTAGTCTCATGACGATGTAGTAGAAGCGCTGCTGGTCTTTGTGGGCATCACGCACAGGTGCTCCGTGGATACTTCAGGTGTACTGTGCTCATTCCATCTTGTGAAGGTGTGCAACCTGCTGCTGACACTGATGAAGACTATTGTTGGTCACATGGATCATTTTTGAAGAAAGGATGCATTTTACATCAGTGAGCCCTTCACAAGACGGAATAATCACAGCAAGAATTTTTGACTCTGTGGTCCAATAGTCTGACCCAAGGAACATTTTCAGAGGCAAAATGATCTGATCATGGCAGAgtctgactccaccaaactccaggccaatccaaaaatgggcaaagaggtggagcgtgggtggagctgaggcaagCCGGATAAAGCCTGGTTGCCTAGCAGCTACCTGTCACTGTGTTAAGCTTTgatataatttaaatgagtgagttacATAAGAAGTCAcccctgtacagttgtcatgaacggggAAATTAGCTACAGACACCAAATCGTCTTTAGTACCAGGCTGTCAGCAGGTTTATTTCTCCTGTAAATTGGGCTaaatatgggggtctatggggatttcATGTGTAGCCTACTTAGCTGAGAAGATGGTCCTTCAATGTGGCCCTTCACATACACACCTGTCAAAGTATGTGGCCATATGCGTCACAGACCACCTCCCAATGTGGTCTGAGTGATCA includes:
- the LOC121614930 gene encoding vasoactive intestinal polypeptide receptor 2-like codes for the protein MHCSFASRKLGFPTFQTSLERSRCLVDGRHPTCNFLLEVERDQAECLRRLREEEAASSHKGSGCRGEWNSIACWERAEVGKVVTIPCPRVLKTVFGRNGNINRNCTPAGWSEVFPNITSVCGSDTSQDKLVFYVVVRTLYTLGHSLSLIALTTGSAILCLFRKLHCTRNYIHLNLFFSFILRAVAVLVKDDILFNRTSQCSNQPSLVGCKASLVFFQYFIMANVFWLLVEGLYLHTLLVVIFSENRHFIVYMFIGWGIPTVFVFAWVMARIYLEDTGCWETNDNPIPNWVINGPIVFCMMVNLFLFISIIRILVEKLRCPDVGGNDQSQYRRLAKSTLLLIPLFGMHYVVFVFLSESIAEEYRIFFDLALGSFQGLVVAILYCFLNSEVQVELKRKWRSMCLNCRLSRDHHSNSAFASRNGSEHIGQFHRNSRTQSILQSETSML